AGCAGATGGGGGGTGAGGAGGCAGCAGCCCCGGGCTGGAACAGATTCCACCGCGCCCATTCGGCGCCCAGATGGGCGGGGGCGGAGCGAACCTGGACAACGGCTTGAGGACTCAGGCTCCAGGAGCCCTGGGTCCCAGAGGCTgctttctggaatgttctctcCTCACAGGACAGGCCAGGGCCCGTCCAAGCCTTCCATGGCACATACCTGGACTGGCTGCCTGCCCTCAGTCGAGATGGGGAAATGGAAAgatggggggtgaggaggggcacAGGGTGATCCACCAGGACCAGGACCCCaatgcctcctccctctgacctgCAATCCTGGTCCCCAACTTCTTTAGGAGTCCAAGCCCCGCTGCCTTCCTCCTTCAGACCCAagagccctgcccccgcccacctGCCTGGTCCTTTAGAGCTcccgccctccagcccccctcctcccttcccaggACAGCCAGCGCCTCCTCCCTCTGACACGGGAGGTGTGGGGTTCGGCGCCCTCCTTCCCAGAAACTCCCAGAAACACGGGCTTCCAGACTCCTCGTCCTCCAGAAGACGGAGTGAGACTGGGGGTTAAGCCGACCCCCGCAGGAGAGAAGCGCGCCGCGGCTGATCTGGGACTGTCccgctgcctcagtttcctcctccaggccccgccccgccggccccgcccccgcccctcccttcccGGGGGCCGGGCGGCCCGGCTCGGGACTCCCGCGGGGAGGAGGCGCCCAGGCTCTTACCTGGGGCGCCCTCCGCGgctcccccgcagcccccagcgCGGCGGCGGCTCCTCCTCCGGCTCGCGGGCTGCAGGGACGCGCTCTCGCCCCGCGGCTGCTCGCGGCTCCCGCTCCCgagggcccgggccgggggcggggcggggcggcgcccggcgggaggaggggccgggggtTAGGGGGATCCCGCCCTCGCGTGCCGGCCGGCACCCCCGCAACCCAGCAGGCGCACccagcccgccgccccccgctgCCCCGGGGCCCGGCGCAGCCCCCTCCTCTCTTTGAACCAGGGGTCCGGccagccccccagcctcctccctctggcGGGGTGCATCCGACCCTGAAGACTGAGAACTCCGCCCCTCCTCCTTTAGACCCGGGATCCATCCCCAGGCCCTCCTTCCTCagaccctgggtccatccccctagcccctcctccctcagactcggGGGCCAGACCCGcggcccctcctccctcagacccggGGACCAGACCCgcagcccctcctccctcagacccagatTCTGGGCCTGAGATCCCGCTGAGGCTTTTGCCAACGAGGTGTCAATCCCGGCGGAGCCCCTAGCGCGCTTCCCTGTCCCAGGAGCCCAGCCAGACATTAACCAGCTGGACTGGGGCAGTGATAAGGTCCGAGGCAGAgacggggtgcggggtggggctCTCCCGAGTCCTCCCTCCTGGAATTTCccgggtcggggggggggggtctggggagaGGGTTCAGAGTTTGGAGACGAGAAAATTCTTCGGGGCTCAGACGGTGGGTGCGCACGGGGACAGGTGGGGACTGGAGATTTGAAAAAGAGGATCGACACCCCGCGAGAAGGGGAACAGAGCCACCGGGAAAGTGACCCCGCATTCACTCACGGCCGTCCCACCGCGGGGGCCTCGCCCCTCCCCGGAGCTATTTGCAGGAGGAAAGCTGACACCAGCCTTGCTGGGGGTCATCGCGAACCCCTCCTGAGCCTAAATATAGCAcggggaggtggcaggaagggTGTCCCCGGCTTAGGGTGTTCCCTGTCCTTCCTCCGTTGTTCACCCTGAGAAAAAGGCGGGCGGCGGTCACCTCCCTGACCTCCCTGCGGGTGTCTGATGGAGAGCCGGGTGTGGCTCTCAAGGCACTGGCAGGCGACCCCCGCCCTatctctgcccccacctccctccccttctctagGTCTCTgtctgggtctctgtcccctctctggggctccattccccaccccctttctcccTGGATCTGTCTCCCCCCTTTCTCACTGGTCTCTGCCCTCCCCTGTGTCCCTTCATTCTTCTGGAGTCTGTCCCCATCCCTGGGAACTCTCCTCCCCCTCAGCCCGCCTCTGGGTCCTGCTCAGGCCCCTTCTGGCCTGAGTCTGGGGCTAGAGCCTCCTCCCTCTCTGAGCGCTGGGACGTGGGTGTCTTTCTCGGGTCTCTTTGTGGAGGGCATCTGGCGTCTCTGGGAACCATTAAGCTGCCAACGGGAACTTCCAAGGTGGCAGGTTCTTCTCCACCCAGTTCCCTTCTGGGGGCCTCGAAGTAAAATTTCATTTGACCCAAGAAAaccagggtggggttgggggagcaggCCAGCTAAAAATCACGACAGCGACACCCTCATCAACCAGCGATGGGTTTTAATCCCTGAATCCAGGCTCTGGACACTGCCCTGTGAGTGCTGAAGCCTCGTCCTTGAAATGCCCTTTAGGACTGATAGCCCTTGGAAAATGTGCTGCTTCCTGACCGacgttggggtggggggctcagagggccccttggagcctcagtttctctgcttGTGGGAAACAAGGCTGCAGCAGGGGAGATATCCTGTGACTTTAATCTGTCCATTGAAGGGACCTGCAGGgccaagcccctcccccacccatacCTTCGACCTTGGAGGAAGTACTGGCTTCTTCCCTGGAAAAATATAGTGGGTCCCCTAGTTTGACAGCTAGCTGGAGTCACCGGAGGATGGGAGGGGCCACTCTCAATGCGGGTCTCTGTGATTTGGAGGGCCAGAGACCGTGTCaccattttttctctttccagagGTGTGTTGCTGAGTCTCCAACTCTGCGTCTCTCTCCCACGCTCTGGGTCTCCTGGGGTGTCTTTGGCACTTGCTCCACGTCTCGAGTCTCAGCTTCTCTCCATCGCCTCCTCTCTGGATCTCAAGACTTACTGGGGTCtttgtccctccccccaccttctggCTTGGACCAAGTCCAGtttcctccccctctctgccATGGCTCTGATATTCTTGTCTGGAAGCAAAAccatagacagagagagacagcaggggtgggggtgggggtgaacgGAAAATGGGGCTGGGCCAAGTGGGGTGAGTGTCCCTCTTCCTCATTCATTCAGAAGGAGGGTTGAATGGGTAAGGAATGCGTAGATATGTTCCCCAGTTTCCTCTCTTACAATTGAGGGATCCAGTGCAACCTGGCTTGGCGCACCCCAGGATTTACACCCCCCATGCTCAGTCCTAGATACTTGATTCCCCCCCTGACTCTGAGCCTTGGGTCCTGGGTATACCCCTCAACATAGAACTCCCCCACAACATATTCCTATGGAGCTCCTCAGACACACTGTCCGTCACCATCCAACGTCCCTGGCGACTTTGCCATGATACAACTTGCTGGACGTATGTGCAGCATTCAGTAGGCGTGACACCAGCAAGCTGGCTCTATCAGACTGAGTTAGTGCCACAACTTAATGCAATGTGGCCCCAAGGAATGTGACTTTACCCGGGTGGGGCCCAAGAGGACTCGGAAAGATTTCTCGCATCCCCCATTCCAACCCACCTAAACTCAATGTGACTGAGAAAGGGCACGAGGCATCGGCTGACCTTCAGGTGTCCACATGACTCACAAGTTCACAGAACCGAAAATAACATGGCCCTAGGAGTATCGCCCGGCCACATGCCTTCCGACCTCTGTCGGAAAACACTGCACTGCAACACCATGTCTCCCAACAGCGTCCCAGGGGACCACCGTATTCCCCCCCAGCTGGGCCCTGCATCAGGCAGCCACCGGAGACACAGCTGGACTCAAGCCAACCCACCGGAACCTGGACCTGTGAAATATTCACTAGACCCCCAAAGGCTCCAAAACCTTGCACTATGCAGTATCATTCAAACCCCATGGGGCTGCCCCCTCGACTCAGCCTCTCTGCCACCCAAGCCAGGACCCAGAAGGACCTGCCACACCACAACTCAGCCTGACAAGACCCTGTGGTCCTCAGCTCACTCCCCACTGAACCTAGTTCTTCCTACAGCAACCCCTGTCCCTTGATGTTGCCCTCCCGCCCGCCCATCCACCCTGACCTCAGCTGTTCCTCAGACTTCTGTGACCAGGTGTTTCCCAGAGGGAGCCCATAGCGGGGGTGGGAGTTCAGGCGCCTCCCCATCCACTAGCCCCCCATTGGCCTTGCTCTCCAGGGGGGCACAGGGCTGTGTCTCCACATGGCTGTACATGCCAGCCTCTTCGCCCTCCGTCTCCCGGTGGTAAAAGTAGCTGAAGTTGGAGACGATGACGGGCACGGGCAGGGAAATGGTGAGCACGCCGGCGATGGCGCACAGCGAGCCCACGATCTTGCCACCCACGGTGACGGGTGCCATGTCCCCGTAGCCCACCGTGGTCATAGTGACCACTGCCCACCAGAAGGACTCCGGGATGCTGGTGAAATGCGAGTCAGCCCGATCAACTTCGGCAAAGTAGACGGCACTGGAGAAGAGCACCACGccgatgaagaggaagaagatgaggaggCCCAGCTCACGCATGGAGGCCCGCAGGGTCTGGCCTAGGATCTGGAGGCCCTTGGAGTGACGCGAGAGCTTGAAGATACGGAAGACACGCACCAGGCGGATAACTCGCAGGATGGCCAGTGACATGGCCGGCTGACCCACGCCCCCCTGCTGGGCCAGCTCGGTGCCCAGAGCCACAAAGTAGGGGAGGATGGCCACGAAATCGATGATGTTCATCACATTCTTGAAAAAGGCTGCCTTGCTAGGGCACGCTGCCAGTCGCACCAGGAGCTCGAAGGAGAACCAACAGATGCACAAAGTCTCCACCACGAAGAAAGGGTCGTCAAAGggcatgcggggtggggggcctggcaCTGGGATGGAACTGTTCAACTGATTCTGGAactgaggaggagaaagaaattcaGGGAGGACCACACCAAGCCTGGGACATGCTGTAAGAGTTGTGACTATTGTTTAAGTGTCCAACTACTTCTCCACAGACCCTCAAGTGACCCAACTGACAGCATCTATCCCCAAGACCCCCAGATTGGTCACTGGTTGGCTGCGTTTCTAGTCATCTATCCTTCTGATGGGTCTCCCGAAATGATGCACAAGAACAGGGTGAGGCCTCTTTCCTGCCAAAGAACAGCCCCAACACAGGTTTTTCTGGGTAAGGAGAGACCTTGACCTTGTGCCCTGGACTCCCCAACCTCACCCGAGAGTCAAATGGTTAGAGACCATTTCTGTGCCCCAATTAACTTTGGTTGTGATAAAGTCTTCCAAATGCTGCCTATCTCCCCATCGCTCGCTGCCAGCCGCAAAGACCCAGGTTTTTCCAgactccccttcctctcccagctCCCATTTCTGAGCCCACCCATCCTCCACCTACCACCTTCCTCAGGCTCGCCTTTTCCAAAGGGCACCTGCTCAGATTCCCTGGCTCCGCCCCCTTGGGCGCTTCCTTCCCCGCTCCCAGCTTTGAAAGCGGAGCCCCGCCCACAGCCGTTAATCCCCGCCTCCCACGGCTTTTTTCGCCCGGTGATTTGCCAGGTTCCCCGCTTTCCCCGGCCTCCACTCCTCCCAAGCCCCGCCCCGTgtccgcccggccccgccccctcaccgGGTCCGCTGCGGCTAGGGCGGCGATTTCGGGGCTGTCGCGGTCGTCTCGGAAGTCGGGCAGCGTCTCCAGGCAGAAGACGACGATGGAGACGAGGATGACAAGCACCGAGACAACGGCGAGGATGCGCGCGGCCTGCGAGCTCTCGGGGAACTCGAAGAGCAGCCAGAGCTGGCGCGCGAAGGCGCGGCGGGGCAGGGGCCGCTCGGGGGGCACGGCGCAACCTTCGTCCTCGCGCAGGCGCGCCAGAGCCGCGGCGCCCAGCCCGTAAaaagccacctcctccaggaagacgTCGAGGGGCACGTGCGCTGGCCGCCGTAGCCGCCCGCCCGACTGGTAGTAGTAGAGGACGGCGTCAAAGCTGGGCCGGTGCCGGTCGAAGAAGTACTCGCGGCGCGCGCCGTCGTAGAAGCGGCTGCGGCGCGCCGGGTCCCCGAGCAGCGTGTCCGGGAAGCGGCCGAGCGTCCGCGCCCGCGTCTCGAAGCGCAGCCCGGCCACGTTGAGCACCAGCCGCTCGCAGCAGCCGCACGGCGGCCTGCACCGCGGCTCCATGGCGCGCGCAGCCCCGGCGACCCGCGGACGGTCGTGTGGCCCCGACGTCCGACCCGGCCCGGCTCCGCCTCGACCGTCGCGCCGCCGCCCCAGCCTGGTGTCCGGTGTCCACGCATAAAAATAGCCCGGCCGTGCGGCcagggcgcgggggagggggcgcggtgACCCCGCCGGGGCAGAGGGCGGCCGCGCGCCCTCTGTCGGGGTGCCCGTCCTCCCCTGCCGGCCCCAGGGGCCTTGGCGTGGCGCTTTTTCCGCGTCGCTCCCGCTTGCGGGTCCCCTTACCCTGCCTCCCTCAGGCGCGCGGGGTCCCCGTGCCTGCCACGGTTACTTCTTTCTGACTTCTGCCCTTGTAGGGACTCTGAGGGTCTGGGGTCACTCTCTGTGTCCTGGTCTCCCCGGATCTCCGGCATGGTGTTCGTCTCTTGGTTTTCTGGGTTTGGGACTTGGTTATCTGGTCTCCCGTGGGCACTGTCTGTTCTTTGTGCCAGTCTGCTAGTTCCCGGCGGGCTCTTTATTTCCTTGTAAAACTGAATGACTGCGGTTCTCTATCTCGGGcccctggcaggctcgggagcaggcgggggtgtggggggtccgGAGTTCTAGCTCTTGAGTCTAATGTCGGTCAGCTTGCATCTGTCCTGAGAGTTGTGTGGCCTCGGGGACGCTCCCGCAACTGTGCGGATTGTGCGTTATATGCGCCCCACGCCTGGCCCCCTCGCCCCTGGATCTCCCCACTTGCTTTCTCTGTCAAATTCTTCTGAAGTCTGGCGACGCCCCGAGCGGCAACCCTGAATAGCGCAAAAGGCCGGGCCTGCCAGGACCCTGCAGGGTCATCTCAGGGACCGAAGGACAGACGGACAACGGCCTTCCAGCCACCGGTGTCCAATGACACCACGTAAAAATAGCCCCACTGAATGGGCTCGGGGAAGCAGCTGGCGCTTGGTCACCCCGGAATGAGGGAATGAGGTCCGGGGCGCCCTCTGCTGGGGAGTGAAGAGAAGCCGTGAAGGTGGAAACCCTGTGAATTCTAGGGTTTTGTCTTGCGTCGCCTGGTTTTGGCCTGGTTTTCTATTGTGCCTCTCCCCACTCTGCTCgcgcccccttttttttttcggtgggggCACACTCACTGGTGTTCAGAAATTacgcttggctctgtgcttagggatcacttctagaggagataggagaccatatggaatgtctggaatggaacccgggttggccaggttggccatgtgcaaggcaagtgccctacccgctgtactattcattgttttgttttgggggtcacacctggaaatgcgaAGGGGTATtcttggctcagtactcaggaatcactcctggtagtgcttaggggaccacagggatgctggggatcgaacttgggttgcctgcatgccaggcaagtgccctacctgctacactttctctccggccccaagtgCTCTACTATTAGCCTTTCATACTCTGTGGTGCTCCTGGCCTCCGGATCTCTACCTTACATCTCTggtctccttccttctctgttgCCTGTTTCTCTCCTTGAAGActagagagagggctggagcttTACAAAGCAAGGAGCTTCTGTTTGTTCAGTTTCGCGTTGTTTGGgggcggcagtgctcagggcttattcctgactttgcaacCAGTGATCACTCACTCATGATCTGGGGCTCTGGtccctgggggaccatacggagtgctaGGGATAGAAGGCCAGGTGACCAGGTGCAAAacaagcgccccacccactgaactacggctccagccctttctctgttctgtgctcgggagtgacccctagtggtgatGCAGATTCCTGGGAGCGCATGTGGTCTCcgaagcaccactaggggtcactcccgagcacagaacaGTTTGGTCCAAATCCCCCACCTGTCCCaaacacctcccccaccccctctatcaaaagctaaacaaaacacaaataaccAGTCATAGATCATCAGAATGTGACCTCTGGGTAACCGGAGTCCTTTATTTTCATCAATCTAATCTCTCCCTCCCCAATCTCCCAGGAAAGCACAAGTCTCTAGGGGCTCAATACAACTGAAAAGTCACCCATTTAATGTCCATGACTCAAAAAAGTTTTCGTGGGTTCAGAGGTTCCAGCAGCTACACATTTAGTTATACTCCAGGAAACCCAGGTCCCTTATCATCACCCTCTGCCCACAGCCTCACCCTTCCAGTGCCTGTCATTGTCTCTCACTCCAAACTCTGGTCATAACCGATTCCTTGTGTGCTTTTTCCCACaactgaagtttcttttttttttttcgggggggaacAGTTTGGGCcaaatccagcagtactcaggagctatttctggctctgtgccctggagtaactcctggaggtgctcaggggaccatatgtggtaccaggaattgaacccaggtgcccacatgcaaaacaaatgcattACCTCCTGAATTGTCTCCAGTccttcaacttaatttttttttttagctttctgggtcacacccagtgatgctcagggttta
This Sorex araneus isolate mSorAra2 chromosome 8, mSorAra2.pri, whole genome shotgun sequence DNA region includes the following protein-coding sequences:
- the KCNA7 gene encoding potassium voltage-gated channel subfamily A member 7; translated protein: MEPRCRPPCGCCERLVLNVAGLRFETRARTLGRFPDTLLGDPARRSRFYDGARREYFFDRHRPSFDAVLYYYQSGGRLRRPAHVPLDVFLEEVAFYGLGAAALARLREDEGCAVPPERPLPRRAFARQLWLLFEFPESSQAARILAVVSVLVILVSIVVFCLETLPDFRDDRDSPEIAALAAADPFQNQLNSSIPVPGPPPRMPFDDPFFVVETLCICWFSFELLVRLAACPSKAAFFKNVMNIIDFVAILPYFVALGTELAQQGGVGQPAMSLAILRVIRLVRVFRIFKLSRHSKGLQILGQTLRASMRELGLLIFFLFIGVVLFSSAVYFAEVDRADSHFTSIPESFWWAVVTMTTVGYGDMAPVTVGGKIVGSLCAIAGVLTISLPVPVIVSNFSYFYHRETEGEEAGMYSHVETQPCAPLESKANGGLVDGEAPELPPPLWAPSGKHLVTEV